A DNA window from Thermincola ferriacetica contains the following coding sequences:
- a CDS encoding PhoH family protein, with amino-acid sequence MITKVEKKISIDDVTDARNIFGHHDENIRFLEETLNVAVVLRENQIVFSGDEEAVEQAAQVFLEMVALSNAGQNLTTREIQYIIGLVKSGQGRKMQELASELIIVTFRGKPLQPKTHGQKQYIDAIKQHDVVFGVGPAGTGKTYLAVAMAAKALKEKAVNRLIITRPAVEAGEKLGFLPGDLQEKVNPYLRPLYDSLFDIIGPDKTNKFLEKGIIEVAPLAYMRGRTLDDAFLILDEAQNTTPEQMKMFLTRLGFGSKAVITGDITQIDLPKGQRSGLLEAERILKDVKGIAFRYFGTQDVMRHQLVQRIIQAYDRAAEQGD; translated from the coding sequence TTGATAACAAAGGTCGAAAAGAAAATTTCCATAGACGATGTAACGGATGCCAGAAATATTTTTGGTCACCATGACGAAAACATACGTTTTTTGGAAGAGACCCTGAATGTTGCAGTTGTGCTCAGAGAAAACCAGATTGTTTTTTCCGGTGATGAAGAGGCGGTCGAACAGGCGGCCCAAGTTTTTTTGGAAATGGTTGCTTTAAGCAATGCCGGCCAGAATTTAACGACGCGAGAGATCCAATATATTATTGGACTGGTGAAAAGCGGGCAGGGCAGGAAAATGCAGGAACTGGCCTCGGAGTTAATTATTGTTACCTTCCGTGGCAAACCGCTGCAACCTAAAACTCATGGGCAAAAGCAGTATATTGATGCCATTAAGCAGCACGATGTGGTATTCGGCGTTGGGCCTGCCGGCACAGGCAAAACCTACCTGGCGGTGGCTATGGCTGCCAAAGCTTTAAAAGAAAAAGCAGTAAACCGTTTAATTATCACCCGGCCCGCTGTAGAAGCGGGAGAGAAACTGGGGTTCTTGCCCGGCGACCTGCAGGAAAAAGTCAATCCTTATTTAAGGCCTTTATATGACAGCCTGTTTGACATTATCGGGCCGGATAAAACCAATAAATTTCTGGAAAAAGGGATTATTGAAGTTGCGCCTCTGGCCTATATGCGGGGGCGCACTCTGGACGATGCTTTTCTGATTTTGGACGAGGCCCAAAATACAACTCCGGAGCAAATGAAAATGTTTTTAACCCGGTTGGGCTTTGGTTCCAAAGCAGTTATAACTGGAGATATAACCCAGATTGATTTGCCCAAAGGGCAGCGTTCGGGACTCCTGGAGGCGGAACGGATTTTGAAAGACGTAAAAGGTATAGCTTTTCGGTATTTTGGCACCCAGGATGTTATGAGGCACCAACTTGTTCAGCGTATTATTCAAGCCTACGACCGGGCCGCGGAGCAGGGAGATTAG
- the yqfD gene encoding sporulation protein YqfD, producing MFWVRFWSYLMGYLTLLVEGEAVEKLVNMAVSRGIYLWDIRWLGPQKILLKARVSSFRALRHIIKRTGGKMKIKNKKGLPFATAKVLRRKMMVVGALTCVAVLYILSSFVWFIDVAGNKKVSTDIILKTAEKAGLYTGTAKWKLDSSEVEKRIKTELSGISWVGINITGTKAIIRVAEKVTPPVEDDRPAHIVANKTGLIEEVLVLSGVAAAKEGEMVKKGDLLISGIIESEIEAPIKKENPEQLLEGEKQKVIRRRFVRARGIIKARVWYDGYGEAQLKTVKTVETGRYVRNIVVKLGPKSISIQGSARVPFKSYIKKEKVERLPAWRNLKIPVEVLTTYYYETKPVTEKIAFGEAKKLAIQKAKSQFKLPAQVKLLKEKTYIIKTKEPDLVRVKVMVETLENIGSVRPLTQNEMKYETLEKKQEVRHN from the coding sequence ATGTTTTGGGTTAGATTTTGGTCCTATTTGATGGGTTACTTAACACTATTGGTGGAAGGTGAGGCCGTTGAAAAACTGGTTAACATGGCCGTCAGCCGGGGAATATACCTTTGGGACATCCGTTGGCTTGGTCCCCAGAAAATTCTGCTTAAAGCCAGGGTAAGCAGTTTTCGGGCTCTTCGGCATATCATAAAAAGAACGGGCGGCAAGATGAAAATAAAGAACAAAAAAGGGCTACCTTTTGCCACAGCAAAGGTATTGCGCCGGAAAATGATGGTAGTGGGGGCGCTGACCTGCGTGGCGGTATTGTATATTTTATCGTCTTTCGTATGGTTCATTGATGTGGCGGGAAACAAAAAGGTCTCGACGGACATCATATTAAAGACGGCTGAAAAGGCCGGCCTGTATACCGGAACAGCGAAATGGAAACTGGATTCCTCGGAAGTGGAAAAACGAATTAAGACCGAACTCTCCGGTATATCCTGGGTGGGTATTAATATTACGGGGACCAAAGCCATCATCAGGGTGGCGGAAAAGGTGACCCCGCCGGTAGAAGATGACAGGCCGGCGCATATAGTGGCCAACAAAACCGGTTTAATTGAAGAAGTGCTGGTTTTATCCGGAGTGGCTGCCGCAAAAGAAGGGGAAATGGTGAAAAAGGGCGATCTGCTCATTTCCGGCATTATTGAATCAGAGATAGAGGCGCCTATCAAAAAGGAAAATCCGGAACAGCTTTTGGAAGGTGAGAAACAAAAAGTTATCAGGAGGCGTTTTGTGCGCGCTCGGGGGATAATAAAAGCGAGGGTTTGGTATGACGGATATGGTGAAGCCCAGCTAAAAACCGTGAAAACGGTTGAGACGGGGCGTTATGTACGGAATATAGTGGTGAAACTGGGCCCAAAATCCATATCTATCCAGGGTAGCGCAAGGGTTCCCTTTAAGTCTTATATAAAGAAGGAAAAAGTCGAAAGACTGCCGGCCTGGAGGAATCTAAAGATTCCCGTCGAAGTACTTACAACGTATTACTATGAAACAAAGCCGGTAACGGAAAAGATAGCCTTTGGCGAGGCTAAGAAATTGGCCATACAGAAGGCCAAAAGCCAGTTTAAATTGCCGGCGCAGGTGAAACTACTAAAAGAAAAAACATATATCATAAAAACAAAGGAACCTGATCTGGTCAGAGTCAAGGTAATGGTGGAAACTTTGGAAAACATCGGTTCAGTGCGACCACTAACCCAAAACGAAATGAAATACGAAACCCTTGAAAAAAAACAGGAGGTTAGGCATAATTGA
- a CDS encoding DUF3048 domain-containing protein, with product MNSLLKRVSLWALMVVLFLSLSIYGTGCSIKDKGPLPFAIQQKEVEKPGKEKDSVVPDNYVPAPLTGIMTDPANLEKRPVAVMVENAPAARPQSGLPKADIVYEVLAEGGITRFLAIYHSQDSDNVGPVRSARPYYIERALEYNALYAHCGGSEDAKKFVKTARVADMDEFGIGRRGGAYWRIKSRKAPHNLYGDTDKIRQVSLDKGYQAHVRVPGFSFLSPGEKLHNGLPAPEIVINFPRRYSLVKYTYDPKKNLYFRYNGGKAHIDNVTGRQLTARNIIIQYTNTKVIDAEGRLDVQMIGSGKALFFIDGQVYRGRWEKGALRAWTVYRDEQGKEIRLRPGQTWIEVVPSKTRVDY from the coding sequence ATGAACAGTTTGTTAAAAAGGGTTAGTTTATGGGCCTTGATGGTAGTTTTGTTTTTATCTCTCTCGATTTATGGTACGGGCTGTTCAATAAAAGACAAAGGCCCCCTACCTTTTGCCATACAACAAAAGGAAGTGGAAAAACCGGGTAAAGAGAAGGATTCGGTTGTGCCCGATAATTACGTTCCGGCTCCGCTTACAGGGATAATGACTGACCCGGCTAACCTGGAAAAACGTCCCGTGGCTGTTATGGTGGAAAATGCCCCGGCGGCCAGGCCGCAATCAGGGCTGCCGAAAGCTGATATAGTTTACGAAGTATTGGCCGAGGGGGGCATAACCAGGTTTCTGGCTATATATCATTCACAGGACAGTGATAATGTGGGGCCTGTTCGCAGCGCGCGGCCCTATTATATCGAAAGAGCTTTGGAATATAATGCTCTTTATGCCCACTGCGGCGGCAGCGAAGATGCCAAAAAATTTGTTAAGACTGCACGGGTAGCAGATATGGATGAGTTTGGCATCGGCAGAAGAGGGGGAGCTTACTGGCGGATAAAAAGCCGCAAGGCGCCGCATAACTTATACGGAGATACGGACAAAATACGCCAAGTAAGCTTGGATAAGGGATATCAAGCCCATGTCCGGGTACCTGGATTTAGCTTCTTAAGTCCCGGTGAAAAACTGCACAACGGCCTCCCGGCCCCAGAAATCGTAATAAATTTTCCCCGCCGCTATAGTTTGGTTAAATATACCTATGATCCGAAAAAGAATCTTTATTTCAGGTATAACGGTGGCAAAGCCCATATTGACAACGTTACCGGTAGGCAGTTGACGGCCCGCAATATTATTATCCAATATACAAATACTAAGGTTATAGATGCTGAAGGTCGTCTGGATGTGCAAATGATTGGTAGCGGTAAAGCCCTGTTTTTCATAGATGGGCAAGTATACCGGGGCCGTTGGGAAAAAGGCGCCCTGCGTGCCTGGACGGTGTATAGAGACGAGCAAGGTAAAGAAATCAGGCTGCGGCCGGGGCAGACATGGATTGAGGTAGTTCCTTCAAAAACAAGAGTAGATTACTAG
- the ybeY gene encoding rRNA maturation RNase YbeY, whose translation MPVYVNNLQEKVEVPPELGETIERVANAVLEQSEFPGAEVGIVLVDDDYIHQLNKQYRGVDSPTDVLSFALIEDGEEEFFEEEDLLLGDVFISVERAQNQAAEYGHSFTREMAYLTAHGMFHLLGYDHNTEEERDIMREKEEQVLTGLNITR comes from the coding sequence ATGCCGGTTTACGTAAATAATTTGCAGGAAAAAGTGGAAGTGCCGCCCGAATTGGGCGAAACCATCGAAAGGGTTGCTAATGCCGTTTTGGAACAAAGCGAGTTTCCCGGCGCTGAAGTGGGCATAGTGCTTGTTGATGATGATTATATTCACCAATTGAACAAGCAGTACCGGGGTGTAGATTCTCCAACGGATGTCCTGTCTTTTGCCCTGATTGAAGACGGAGAAGAGGAATTTTTTGAAGAAGAAGACCTTCTTTTGGGTGACGTATTTATTTCCGTAGAACGGGCGCAAAATCAGGCAGCAGAATATGGACATTCTTTTACCAGGGAAATGGCTTATCTAACGGCCCATGGCATGTTTCATCTGCTAGGTTACGACCATAATACAGAGGAAGAACGGGATATCATGCGGGAGAAAGAAGAACAGGTATTAACCGGCTTAAATATCACCAGGTAA
- the yqfC gene encoding sporulation protein YqfC has product MSWKDQRRRFGQQFANFLDIPKDVLLDLPKIIMVGNFQVIIENHKGILEYTDTLVRINTSIGEYAITGTDLSLRSILPDEISVEGKIDDIKIGA; this is encoded by the coding sequence ATGTCGTGGAAAGACCAGAGAAGGCGCTTCGGCCAGCAATTTGCCAATTTTCTGGATATACCGAAAGATGTTCTTTTGGACCTGCCGAAAATTATTATGGTAGGTAATTTTCAGGTAATTATTGAGAATCATAAAGGTATCTTGGAATATACCGATACCCTGGTCAGAATTAATACCAGCATAGGAGAATATGCCATCACGGGAACAGACCTTTCCCTGCGTAGTATTTTGCCCGATGAAATTTCGGTAGAAGGTAAAATCGATGATATAAAAATTGGGGCATAG
- the floA gene encoding flotillin-like protein FloA (flotillin-like protein involved in membrane lipid rafts), with product MEFAGIAALVPLFFFAVGLIALAIILSFIPVGLWISALAAGVKIGIITLIGMRLRRVPPAKIVNPLIKAVKAGLNVTVNQLEAHYLAGGNVDRVVDALIAAERANIPLAFERAAAIDLAGRNVLEAVQMSVNPKVIETPLISAVAKDGIEVKAIARVTVRANIDRLVGGAGEETIIARVGEGVVTTVGSADNHKAVLENPDLISQTVLGKGLDAGTAFEILSIDIADVDVGRNIGAQLQTDQAEADKRIAQAKAEERRAMAVAKEQEMKAAVQEMRAKVVEAEAMVPRALAEALREGKLGVMDYYNLQNLLADTQMRDAIGKMAPKGDGAGSGNTPPVDNK from the coding sequence ATGGAATTTGCTGGTATTGCTGCTCTGGTTCCCTTATTTTTCTTTGCCGTGGGCCTGATCGCCCTGGCCATCATTTTAAGTTTTATTCCTGTCGGGCTGTGGATTTCTGCTCTGGCGGCAGGGGTGAAAATCGGGATTATAACCCTGATTGGTATGCGGTTACGGCGGGTACCGCCGGCAAAAATAGTTAATCCCTTGATTAAAGCTGTAAAAGCGGGGTTAAATGTAACGGTTAATCAGTTGGAAGCTCATTACCTGGCCGGTGGTAATGTGGACCGGGTAGTTGATGCTTTGATCGCTGCGGAAAGGGCCAATATACCCCTTGCCTTTGAGCGGGCGGCAGCTATCGACTTGGCCGGTAGAAACGTTTTGGAAGCGGTACAAATGAGTGTTAACCCCAAAGTTATCGAAACACCTTTGATTTCAGCTGTAGCCAAGGACGGTATAGAAGTAAAAGCTATTGCCCGGGTAACAGTACGGGCAAACATTGACCGCCTTGTTGGCGGGGCTGGGGAAGAAACAATTATTGCCCGGGTTGGAGAAGGGGTTGTTACTACGGTAGGTTCTGCCGACAACCATAAGGCAGTACTGGAAAACCCTGACCTGATTTCGCAAACTGTTTTGGGCAAAGGACTTGATGCCGGGACAGCCTTTGAAATATTATCCATAGATATTGCAGACGTTGACGTTGGCCGAAACATCGGAGCACAGTTGCAGACTGACCAGGCCGAGGCTGATAAGCGGATTGCCCAGGCCAAAGCTGAGGAACGCCGGGCAATGGCGGTGGCCAAAGAACAGGAGATGAAGGCTGCCGTACAGGAAATGCGCGCAAAAGTTGTGGAAGCGGAAGCAATGGTGCCGAGAGCTTTGGCTGAAGCCTTACGTGAGGGTAAACTGGGGGTAATGGATTATTATAACCTGCAAAACCTGCTTGCCGATACTCAGATGAGGGATGCTATAGGCAAAATGGCGCCCAAAGGAGATGGCGCAGGTTCCGGCAACACTCCGCCTGTGGATAACAAATAA
- the cdd gene encoding cytidine deaminase, whose translation MDKGVFERKKIDELVKHALEVKERAYAPYSKFRVGAALLTGDGRVYTGCNVENASFGLTICAERNAVFRAIADDCRDFKAIAIVSDADDYCIPCGACRQVLVEFSRDLTVIMANNKGDYRLTTITELLPEAFSGDSVTGGR comes from the coding sequence ATGGACAAAGGTGTCTTTGAACGAAAAAAAATCGATGAATTAGTGAAGCATGCCCTGGAAGTTAAGGAAAGGGCTTATGCTCCCTATTCCAAGTTCCGGGTGGGGGCGGCTTTACTGACCGGTGACGGGCGGGTTTATACAGGATGCAATGTGGAAAATGCTTCGTTCGGATTGACCATCTGTGCCGAACGAAATGCCGTTTTCCGGGCAATTGCCGATGACTGCCGTGATTTTAAGGCTATCGCCATAGTTTCCGATGCTGATGACTACTGTATTCCCTGTGGCGCCTGCCGGCAGGTACTTGTTGAATTTTCCAGGGACTTAACGGTAATAATGGCCAATAACAAAGGAGATTACCGGTTAACAACAATCACGGAATTGCTTCCCGAGGCTTTTTCCGGCGATTCCGTAACTGGGGGTAGGTAA
- a CDS encoding HD family phosphohydrolase: protein MALKESVLDLLQNKLIPVFKNTTVKKVGIALATFFLVTVILSLNFLPNRLNLKPGDVAPKTIKAPRSIEFEDKLKTQALKRQAANSVGKVHDEDPDAYAATIADIDTAFNKIKSIQAQTNADLNTKVERLRTELGLDLSPAVYKALISSNPAVLQALHEKVKGIVNKAMEVGISEENLAAAKSRLNSEEIEPLKISAEQKSFLISLINNYLRPNFIYNEEATKAKIEAAVEAVTPVRVTVKQGEKIIGEGEIVTQDHIAKLEALGVLKDRAPFKSVVGIAILVILSLIMVMVFLYHYRRNIYRNEGYLLLLGLIVIVSLILAKIIIAIEITSNIAALLGYMVPFAAAVMLIAILLDTKLALLINAIMAVMLGIITGNQLNFAVVSLFTGMAGVFSVSKLSQRSDLVKAGLVYISATHFIGIIAVELITKGETASALLVFFSAIAFGLINGIFSSVLTIGMLPFLESAFGITSAVKLLELANPSQPLLKRLLLEAPGTYHHSIVVGNLAEAAADAVGGESLLVRVGAYYHDIGKLRRPYFFIENQLSCENPHDKIAPSLSTLIITSHTKDGVEMAREHKLPQPVIDIIEQHHGTSIVSYFFNRALENDKNESVSEEDFRYEGPKPQTKEAALVMMADSVEAAVRALQKPTPGRIEGLVRRIIKDKLHDGQLDECDLTFKDLDVIANTFVRVLSGIFHARVEYPETVIKEIERRKARDAGLRK, encoded by the coding sequence ATGGCTCTGAAGGAAAGTGTCCTTGACCTTCTGCAAAATAAACTGATTCCCGTTTTTAAAAATACCACCGTGAAAAAAGTCGGTATAGCTTTGGCTACTTTTTTTCTGGTTACGGTTATTTTGTCATTGAATTTTCTGCCTAATCGGCTGAATTTAAAGCCAGGTGACGTAGCCCCCAAAACTATCAAGGCTCCTCGAAGTATTGAATTTGAGGACAAGCTGAAAACACAGGCTTTAAAAAGACAGGCTGCCAACAGTGTGGGGAAAGTACACGACGAAGACCCCGATGCTTATGCGGCTACAATTGCTGATATCGACACTGCTTTCAATAAAATTAAATCTATTCAAGCACAAACTAATGCCGATCTTAACACTAAAGTAGAACGTTTAAGAACAGAATTGGGGCTGGACCTTTCACCGGCCGTTTATAAGGCATTAATTTCCTCCAATCCTGCCGTTTTGCAGGCATTGCATGAAAAAGTTAAAGGTATTGTAAATAAAGCCATGGAGGTAGGTATTTCTGAAGAAAATCTTGCGGCAGCCAAAAGCAGGTTGAACAGCGAAGAAATAGAACCCCTGAAGATTAGCGCCGAACAAAAGTCTTTTTTGATTTCACTGATAAACAATTATTTGCGTCCTAATTTCATTTATAATGAAGAAGCAACTAAAGCCAAGATAGAAGCCGCAGTAGAAGCGGTAACGCCTGTCAGGGTAACGGTGAAACAGGGAGAGAAAATTATCGGCGAGGGAGAAATTGTTACTCAGGACCATATCGCCAAATTGGAGGCCCTTGGCGTACTGAAAGATCGCGCGCCTTTTAAGTCAGTTGTGGGAATAGCTATCCTCGTTATCCTCTCCTTGATAATGGTCATGGTATTTTTATATCACTACAGGAGAAATATTTACCGCAATGAAGGTTACCTGTTGCTTTTGGGCCTGATAGTAATTGTTTCGTTGATATTGGCAAAAATAATTATTGCCATTGAAATTACCTCAAACATAGCGGCTTTACTGGGTTATATGGTGCCTTTTGCGGCGGCCGTAATGCTGATTGCCATTCTACTGGATACTAAACTTGCCTTGCTCATAAATGCCATCATGGCCGTAATGCTAGGGATCATCACCGGTAATCAACTGAATTTTGCAGTGGTAAGCCTTTTTACAGGTATGGCCGGAGTTTTCAGCGTTTCCAAGCTCAGTCAGCGTTCTGACCTGGTAAAAGCTGGGCTGGTTTATATCAGCGCTACTCATTTCATAGGGATTATTGCTGTTGAGTTGATTACTAAAGGAGAAACAGCTTCGGCATTATTAGTATTTTTCTCGGCTATTGCTTTTGGTTTAATCAACGGTATCTTTTCTTCCGTTTTAACTATCGGCATGTTGCCTTTTCTGGAAAGCGCTTTTGGTATTACTTCCGCTGTAAAACTACTGGAATTGGCCAATCCCAGCCAACCTCTGTTAAAAAGGCTTCTGCTGGAAGCGCCCGGTACTTACCACCACAGCATTGTTGTCGGGAATTTGGCGGAAGCTGCTGCAGACGCGGTAGGGGGGGAATCGCTTCTTGTCAGAGTAGGCGCTTATTACCACGACATAGGAAAGTTGAGGAGGCCGTACTTTTTTATCGAAAACCAGTTATCCTGTGAAAATCCACATGATAAAATAGCGCCCAGTTTGAGCACTCTTATTATCACTTCCCACACCAAAGACGGTGTGGAAATGGCCAGAGAGCATAAACTGCCCCAGCCTGTCATTGATATCATTGAACAGCACCATGGAACAAGCATAGTAAGTTATTTCTTTAACAGGGCTTTAGAAAATGATAAAAATGAAAGTGTCTCTGAGGAAGATTTTCGCTATGAAGGTCCCAAACCGCAAACCAAGGAAGCTGCTTTGGTTATGATGGCCGATTCCGTGGAAGCAGCAGTGCGGGCCCTGCAAAAGCCCACGCCGGGCAGGATTGAAGGCCTGGTCAGGCGGATAATAAAGGATAAACTCCACGATGGGCAGTTGGATGAATGTGATTTGACTTTTAAAGACCTGGATGTTATCGCCAATACCTTTGTGCGCGTTTTGTCAGGTATATTTCATGCCAGGGTAGAATATCCTGAAACAGTAATCAAGGAAATAGAGAGGAGAAAGGCCAGAGATGCCGGTTTACGTAAATAA